ATGTTTCCAGGTAATTAGGATTGTTTTGTAAGCCAAGCACTTATCACCGATGCCTTTAGCTGCTTGACTTTTCAAGGGGATGCGAACAAGAATGGGAGGTGTACAAATGTAACCAGTGCTATAGGTAAGTAACTACATATATTTGTGGTCTTTATGGGACTGGTCGCCAGTCAGATCTTCAcctttagctagatagctactgTACTTTACACCATTTGTTGGGAATCATAGTTAACCCACGCCTTACTGTACGTGGCTTGCTGGTCAGCTAGCTATTGCTATCCATATTGCATGGGATCTCGTAAAATGTATGTGCATTTGTAGTTTCTATCATATTTAATACACCTCTTGTGAAGTATTAAGGCGCGTATGTGTGACTTGTagctagcaacaacaaaaaaaagtggtTTTTGAAGACGTAGCTAGCGAGCCAGCTGATTAGAAACCGGTGCGGTGGTGACATTAACCCGCGCAATAGCTCATTAGCTGGCTAACAAACGAGTTGGAAAGCGATACAATTTTTATTCTGCTAGCCTTTATTAACTTATAAcgctcatttaaaaaaatacactCGTTTATTCATGCGGGCTTTCTTTCGTGCACTAGAAGTCATGTCAAATATCACAAGTTATCCGTGCGTTTCACATGTCAATGTTCCGGGTTGTGTCATTTGGAATGTGTCTGGAACTTCCGCGccaagattttttttattttaaatttacCTGCGCGGGACGGTCCGAATTTCCTTGAGGTCATCTCCCGCTTCCATTCTTACTGGTTGCTTGTCGCAAATAGGCGTGTTCGTTGAAACAGTTTCGCTTGCTCATTCGATAGAGTGAGTGCATGTCATTTACCGCCAAGCATTAACTGTGATATTTTTGGTTCGATTCGATTTTTAAGATTCGTGTAGGTAGTCGAACAAGAGGAACGGTATTATTTGGTAAATGTGATTTTCAATTAGAGGCGTAGCTGCTAGCTATATCATTAGTGTATGTTAACGCTGAATACATGTAATGCGGTTAAGAAACGGGAACTAAAACCTTGAACAGTTTGTGAAATTTAGATTTAAGTGAATCAAATACATTGATCCGCTTGCTAATGTTAACTGTTATTAGTCTAACTAGCTAGACACTGGTTTTTAGTTATATAATATCAGACTTACATCCTGTGTTTGATTGAAATTTAGGTGGAAAATGTCGAGCACTTTACCCGAATCACAGAATCTGAGCCATAAAACACAAACCACCACCTCTAATCACAAGGTTAGTCATTTCTAGCTAATTTACATGTTTCTGTTGTTTAAAAAAATCCAGGTTActgttatttaaaaataaaaacaggttACTATCTTAGTGTTTATATAGTAGTTCATGTGCTGTATAGCAGATTCTGTTTAAGGTATGTTCAAGGGCATTTGACTGACTGTTACATAAACTAACTATACTCTGCTATTTAATTACTTTGTCCAACAGGGTAATGTCTTTGCAGAGCCACAAGTACTGACAACAACACCAAGGAAAGTATCTACCCAAGGCACTGTGCTAACAGAGATTCAATCCAACATGGGACCCCTTACGACCCCAACTAAAGGAAAGGAAACTGGACCTAGTGAGCCTTGGACTCCAACCTCCAATTTGAAAATGCTGATCAGCGCTGCCAGCCCTGAGatcaggaacagagagaaagagctgtGTATGGACCCTGAGGGAGGGGATGCCATGGTaaaataatacacacacacacacatgaatgagTCTGCAGCTAAGACCTTAGAAATGTATTGATTGCCTGTTTGATCTATTTCCTTTTCACCCATAGGACCCTGAGcttggagaggaaggggagaaacAGATCAGCAGAAAAGAGAAGAGTCTGGGTTTGCTCTGTCACAAGTTCCTTGCCCGCTACCCCGATTACCCCAACCCTGCACTCAACAACGACATCAGTCTGGATGATGTTGCCGCAGAGCTTAGTACGTCCTgttttacttctctctctccactgtctttAATTcccatttcattttttttctcagAATAGTCAAGCTATATTACCCTTACATTTTCAAATGTAGTTTTTTGAAGAATGCAATAACTACAGCATGTATTCCCTAAGCTTAGGCCTATATGCTGATGCTGTAAATAAGCAGTTACAAACTATAGACAGGCAGTATACAAACAAGACCACTTTACTCCTGTTTATTCAACTCTCATTCGCTCTTCTCTGTCCGAACAGACGTGGAGCGCAGGCGCATCTATGACATCATGAATGTGCTGGAGAGCCTGCACATTGTCAGCCGGCTAGCAAAGAATCGCTACACATGGCACGGACGCGCTAACCTGCCACAGACCCTGGCCAAGTTGCGGCAGGTGGGCGAGGAGCACCGCTACGGGCAACAGATGCAGCAGATCCGCCAGCGCAGCCTGGAAAGGGAGTTTGACTCGGACGGCGACGAGAAGGAGAATGAGGAGGTGGGGGAagtgcagggaggaggagggggccaGAAGGAGATGTTCTTTGTGGAGCTTCCTGGGGTGGAGTTTAAAGCAGGTGAGAGGCCAGGTTGAACCTTATTTGATTACGAGCTATTAATACAATCTTTTGTAATATGTAGCATGATTGGTCCTGTACTGTAAGGCTTTTGTAGAAGAAAAGGTTTTCCCTGTAGATATTTCTTGTTTTAGTGGGCTGAACGGAGTGACCATGGTCTTGGCTATATAATAACCTTGCTATTATTCACCTGTGTTCTCTCCAGCCTCAGTGAACAGCAGGAAGGACAAGTCTCTGAGGGTGATGAGCCAGAAGTTTGTCATGTTGTTCCTGGTGTCCACGCCTCGGGTGGTCAGTTTGGAGGTGGCTGCCAGGATCCTCATTGGAGAGGACCAGGTGGCTGATCAGGACAAGAGCAAGTTCAAGAGTGAGTGTTGAGTCCATGTGGGTAAAAAGCAGTCCTTCACGCCTCAGGCACATCCTGTGTTCTTTCAGCACGTTTCTAGCTTGGACACACAAGCTTTATGGTTAAAAGTTGAGTGTGTAGTTGGCGCGATAAGTAAGATTCTGCACACCGAGATGCTCCAACCAAGTGTGTTAAGACCGTACAGTCTTTATCTGGTGATGACtctgtttgaatgtgtgtgtgtttgcagctAAGGTCCGCAGGCTGTATGATATAGCCAACGTGCTGCGGAGCCTGAAGCTGATAGAGAAGGTCcatgtgacagaggaaagagggaggaagccAGCCTTTGAATGGACCGGCCCTGAGGACTTCCCCAGTGTGAAGGGTAAGTACTTATCAGAACAGTCTTCCCAATAATACTTCACTTGAAGGGGTTACCATACATAATAACACTATCACAAGGCTTTTTATAGGCATCACATGTCCTTAATTTCTACATTATATACAAGTGCCATTGAAGCTATGCTGAACCGTTGCTATACAACCTAGTGGTTTATATGAGCTTTAAGTCAGAACCATTTAATCTGTAATGGTGTCCAACCTGCCTCTCCCAGTTCACCAGACTAAATCTTGTCTTTTGTTTAAATTCAAACATAGAGACCGCTGCCACTACAGCCACTGCCAAGAGGACACTTGAGTCTCGTACCTCCATAGACAACTGTGCCAAAAATCTATTTTCCTCTCCGGGGAGCAAACACAGCTTCACCCGCCACCCCTCCCTCATCAAACTGGCCAAGAGCATCCAGGAAGACCGACGCAAGATCAACTCGGCCCCCACCAGCCCTGTCAAGAGTAAGTCCTGGGAGATATCTAGACATTAGAGTCTGGAAGATGTAGTGTTCAGATGTTTTTAAGTGAGAGTGTCTAGATTAGCTTCTGTTTTTCTTTTCAGATGATTCCTTGAGCAGCGAGTTCTTTCCCACCAAAATGGCCCAACTAGCGGCAATCTGTAAGATCCAGCTTGACCAGCAATCAAACAAGTAAGCGCTGCCTGATTCTCATTGCAGTATCGTATCCTTTAGTCTTCTAAATAAACCAGAAGTATTCTACATTTAACATCAACTCAGACCGTCAGATGTTACAATGAGTCTTGTCTTGTTCTAGGGTTGTTGACAGGACACCTAAGCCTGCAGTTACTGTGACTGAGGCAGTGCCAGATCATGAACAGAAAGCTGCTAAAAAGCCAGGAGCTCCCCAGCCACCAGTATTAACACCCACAGAACCCCGTGCCAGCACTGTCCACCTCACCCCACAGGCACAGTTCACCCCCCAACCTACTGGGGCAATGTCCTTCCACCCTGCCCAGTGTTCACCCCTCATCCCTGTGCTGCTGCCCCAACTCCAGGGAGGTGGACCCTACGCCATCTATATGCAACACTCCTTCAGGCCACACCCCCTAACCAGGCCTCAGCCAACCAGCCTCGCTGTGCGCTCCATGACCTTCGAGGATAAGATGGGGCGGAGCCCGAGTGATGCCACAGTGCACGGCCACTCGCCTGCTACGAACAACCTGTCAACCAGCAGCCCCTCGGCACTAAAACGTGTGTGTTCAAAGAGACCCTCTGAGGAAAGCCCCTCCAAGGCCAAGAAGATTGACCCCAGCACCAGGGTAAGACCTGTTCTTTACACTGTACCTACTTTGACCAGAATGTGAGGTGACATGTCGCTAGCAGAGAACTTTGGCAATGTCATACAAATAAAGAagcatgttaaatagtaataGCAAAGGTCATACGAAGCTAacccacctctttctctcctctcctccaggacacGTCTCCTAAGCTGTGTGAGATCCTCCAGGCTCGTCTGAAGGCGCGTCGCGGGGGACTCCACGCCAACCGTCCCTCGCCCAGGGCCCTCCACATGGACCCTGAGTTTGTCAACACACCTGGGAGCTCCGTGGCCGCCGCAGCCAATCAGACACTGGAGCAGAACCTGGAGACCTTCCTGGAGGAGAAGGTCGCGACCTTAGACAGCGAGGCAGGGCTCACGCCAGTCAGAGCTGTTCCACTGACCCCCCACCACCTACACACAGAGGTAAACACACAAGACATATACACAAAGtaaaacgacacacacacacacatagctaaaAGACCGATACTGGTGTTAACCGAAAACACTTGGCTTTAGATGCTGTGTGTGAATAGTATCTTTGGATGATGTGCATCTTTCCCTTTTCAAGAAGATTGGATAGGTATCCAGATACATGGGCTCTAAAACAGGACAGATACATTTTAGTTTGAAATGATTCGGTTTGATTAGGGAACGATTCTATGCACAACCTTTTGTTGCATGAACACATTCatataataaaaaatatacactgctcaaaaaaataaagggaacactaaaacaacacaatgtaactccaagtcaatcacacttctgtgaaatcaaactgtccacttaggaatcAACACTGAtttacaatacatttcacatgctgttgtgcaaatggaatagacaacaggtggaaattataggcaattagcaaggtggtgaccacttctcagttcctatgcttcctggctgatgttttggtcacttttgaatgctggcggtgctttcactctagtggtagcatgagactgagtctacaacccacaagtggctcaggtagtgcagctcatccaggatggcacatcaatgcgagctgtggcaagaaggtttgctgtgtctgtcagcgtagtgtcgaGCATGGAGGTggtaccaggagacaggccagtacatcaggagatgtggaggaggccgtaggagggcaacaacccagcagcaggaccgctacctccgcctttgtgcaaggaggagcactgccagagccctgcaaaatgacctccagcaggccacaaatgtgcatgtgtctgctcaaacggtcagaaacaga
This genomic interval from Oncorhynchus keta strain PuntledgeMale-10-30-2019 chromosome 2, Oket_V2, whole genome shotgun sequence contains the following:
- the LOC118357404 gene encoding transcription factor E2F8-like isoform X1 — protein: MGSRKMWKMSSTLPESQNLSHKTQTTTSNHKGNVFAEPQVLTTTPRKVSTQGTVLTEIQSNMGPLTTPTKGKETGPSEPWTPTSNLKMLISAASPEIRNREKELCMDPEGGDAMDPELGEEGEKQISRKEKSLGLLCHKFLARYPDYPNPALNNDISLDDVAAELNVERRRIYDIMNVLESLHIVSRLAKNRYTWHGRANLPQTLAKLRQVGEEHRYGQQMQQIRQRSLEREFDSDGDEKENEEVGEVQGGGGGQKEMFFVELPGVEFKAASVNSRKDKSLRVMSQKFVMLFLVSTPRVVSLEVAARILIGEDQVADQDKSKFKTKVRRLYDIANVLRSLKLIEKVHVTEERGRKPAFEWTGPEDFPSVKETAATTATAKRTLESRTSIDNCAKNLFSSPGSKHSFTRHPSLIKLAKSIQEDRRKINSAPTSPVKNDSLSSEFFPTKMAQLAAICKIQLDQQSNKVVDRTPKPAVTVTEAVPDHEQKAAKKPGAPQPPVLTPTEPRASTVHLTPQAQFTPQPTGAMSFHPAQCSPLIPVLLPQLQGGGPYAIYMQHSFRPHPLTRPQPTSLAVRSMTFEDKMGRSPSDATVHGHSPATNNLSTSSPSALKRVCSKRPSEESPSKAKKIDPSTRDTSPKLCEILQARLKARRGGLHANRPSPRALHMDPEFVNTPGSSVAAAANQTLEQNLETFLEEKVATLDSEAGLTPVRAVPLTPHHLHTETLIPTGYLIPISQQSPFSYKDIHNPESSKASTPTYIYHTPTAGSRPPPIQELTPTSLSLHRPPPASPFSAQGHRFPSPAILNFTLQNLGLIPGPGSVPACSPGTAQTPEHPSSVPLPPHLGQHQRGDMVFVKPMSPVPVQHQMTGPDGQPLTLISLQQVTTPKGTALTQHSFFHTPVSLSPLATVVTTSHGHTAPTGTKTVYIPQRKLEVTTEDT
- the LOC118357404 gene encoding transcription factor E2F8-like isoform X2: MSSTLPESQNLSHKTQTTTSNHKGNVFAEPQVLTTTPRKVSTQGTVLTEIQSNMGPLTTPTKGKETGPSEPWTPTSNLKMLISAASPEIRNREKELCMDPEGGDAMDPELGEEGEKQISRKEKSLGLLCHKFLARYPDYPNPALNNDISLDDVAAELNVERRRIYDIMNVLESLHIVSRLAKNRYTWHGRANLPQTLAKLRQVGEEHRYGQQMQQIRQRSLEREFDSDGDEKENEEVGEVQGGGGGQKEMFFVELPGVEFKAASVNSRKDKSLRVMSQKFVMLFLVSTPRVVSLEVAARILIGEDQVADQDKSKFKTKVRRLYDIANVLRSLKLIEKVHVTEERGRKPAFEWTGPEDFPSVKETAATTATAKRTLESRTSIDNCAKNLFSSPGSKHSFTRHPSLIKLAKSIQEDRRKINSAPTSPVKNDSLSSEFFPTKMAQLAAICKIQLDQQSNKVVDRTPKPAVTVTEAVPDHEQKAAKKPGAPQPPVLTPTEPRASTVHLTPQAQFTPQPTGAMSFHPAQCSPLIPVLLPQLQGGGPYAIYMQHSFRPHPLTRPQPTSLAVRSMTFEDKMGRSPSDATVHGHSPATNNLSTSSPSALKRVCSKRPSEESPSKAKKIDPSTRDTSPKLCEILQARLKARRGGLHANRPSPRALHMDPEFVNTPGSSVAAAANQTLEQNLETFLEEKVATLDSEAGLTPVRAVPLTPHHLHTETLIPTGYLIPISQQSPFSYKDIHNPESSKASTPTYIYHTPTAGSRPPPIQELTPTSLSLHRPPPASPFSAQGHRFPSPAILNFTLQNLGLIPGPGSVPACSPGTAQTPEHPSSVPLPPHLGQHQRGDMVFVKPMSPVPVQHQMTGPDGQPLTLISLQQVTTPKGTALTQHSFFHTPVSLSPLATVVTTSHGHTAPTGTKTVYIPQRKLEVTTEDT
- the LOC118357404 gene encoding transcription factor E2F8-like isoform X3 translates to MGPLTTPTKGKETGPSEPWTPTSNLKMLISAASPEIRNREKELCMDPEGGDAMDPELGEEGEKQISRKEKSLGLLCHKFLARYPDYPNPALNNDISLDDVAAELNVERRRIYDIMNVLESLHIVSRLAKNRYTWHGRANLPQTLAKLRQVGEEHRYGQQMQQIRQRSLEREFDSDGDEKENEEVGEVQGGGGGQKEMFFVELPGVEFKAASVNSRKDKSLRVMSQKFVMLFLVSTPRVVSLEVAARILIGEDQVADQDKSKFKTKVRRLYDIANVLRSLKLIEKVHVTEERGRKPAFEWTGPEDFPSVKETAATTATAKRTLESRTSIDNCAKNLFSSPGSKHSFTRHPSLIKLAKSIQEDRRKINSAPTSPVKNDSLSSEFFPTKMAQLAAICKIQLDQQSNKVVDRTPKPAVTVTEAVPDHEQKAAKKPGAPQPPVLTPTEPRASTVHLTPQAQFTPQPTGAMSFHPAQCSPLIPVLLPQLQGGGPYAIYMQHSFRPHPLTRPQPTSLAVRSMTFEDKMGRSPSDATVHGHSPATNNLSTSSPSALKRVCSKRPSEESPSKAKKIDPSTRDTSPKLCEILQARLKARRGGLHANRPSPRALHMDPEFVNTPGSSVAAAANQTLEQNLETFLEEKVATLDSEAGLTPVRAVPLTPHHLHTETLIPTGYLIPISQQSPFSYKDIHNPESSKASTPTYIYHTPTAGSRPPPIQELTPTSLSLHRPPPASPFSAQGHRFPSPAILNFTLQNLGLIPGPGSVPACSPGTAQTPEHPSSVPLPPHLGQHQRGDMVFVKPMSPVPVQHQMTGPDGQPLTLISLQQVTTPKGTALTQHSFFHTPVSLSPLATVVTTSHGHTAPTGTKTVYIPQRKLEVTTEDT